The Flavobacteriales bacterium sequence GTCTGATGAGTAAGAGAAACATTGGGGCAAGGCTGTAGTATTGACGATTCCATTATCGAGCATTTCCGTCACGGAGATGAAGACAAGGCTTTTCGTCTGCTCATAAGCACCTACCAAGAGCGGCTGTATCACCATATACGCAGGATGGTCCGATCACATGATGATACGGATGATATCCTACAGAACACCTTTATCAAGGCTTTCAAAGGAATGGGAAGATTCCGAGGAGAATCTCGGCTCTACTCCTGGCTCTACCGTATAGCGACCAACGAGACTTACACATTTCTCGAGAAAAGGAAGCGCACACAGGACACCATCCCATTCGACACATCAGAAGTGGACCGAGCAGAGAACGATGGCCCAGATGGAGATGAGATCATGAAACGACTCCTTCTAGCAGTCTCTCTCCTTCCTGAGAAGCAACAATTGGTCTTCCAACTCAAGTATTTCGAAGAATTGAAATATGAGGAGATCAGTGAAGTCACAGGAACGAGCGTTGGCGCCTTGAAATCATCCTATCATATCGCAGTCAAGAAGATTGAAAAAAGTCTACAAGCCGATCGAACCTTTTGAAGCTTGTACAGTCATAAGAGCAGATGTCACAAAAAGACAACATACACGATTCGGACCTAGAGAAGGAGGCTCCTATTCTTTTTAGCATACCTAAGAAGAAGCATACTGCTCCTGAGGGCTATTTCGAGAGCTTGGCCGATCGGGTCATGGAGCGGAAGAGGAAATTACCCGCTGAGACGAAGCCCATCCAGACCCTAACTTGGATGAAATGGGCTGTAGCTGCGGGTGTAGCCGTCTTGATGGGCCTATTCCTCGTGGAGTGGAACGGTCATTCGGAAATAACGGATGCCGAAGCCATTGCCCGATCGGTCGAAGTGGATCTGGTAGAGGATATGGATTACCTACTGGCCATCGATGAGGATATAGTCATGGAGATCTACCTAGAGGACCCTTCGGAAGAGTCAGAGAACGATGAGATAGACTTCCTCATGGATGAAGGAGTCGAGTATGAAGAACTATTAAATACAGATATATGAGAACAGGAATCAAGAAACACCTTCTAATGGGATTGACCCTTATACTGGTCGGTACCACTGCAAGTGCACAGCAAGAGAGCAAAGAAGAGCGTAGAGCTCAATTGGAAAGCAAGAAAGTCGCCTATTGCACGGATCGTGCAGGTTTGACACCTGAGGAATCAGCAGCATTCTGGGCCTTGAGGAACGAGGTGGATCAGGAGAAGAAGGCCATCATGGATGAAGCTCCGAGAAAACGGGATATCGACCCCGAGAACGCTTCGGACAAGGAATTGAGAGAGGCGATCAAGAAGAATGTCGAGCAACGGATCAAGGCTGCTCAACTGGAATACGATCACCTTGATGAATTCATGGATATCGTGGGCCCTAAGAAGTTCGCCATGCTCCAAAAGGCAGAGAAGGAATTCAAAAAGGAGGTCCTACGCAATCTGAAAGACAGACGGAATGCGCGGGATGAAGAACGCGGAAGAGGCCCACGTGCGCCACGCGATCCTAGGTAAGCGTCACTAAGTATAAAGAACTTGAATAAAAAAGGCCATCCGGATAGGATGGCCTTTTTAGTATAGAATCATTAAAGCTTGCGTCTATTCCGCCAGGATGATCACTTGGTTGTTCAATACTTCCAAAACACCTCCTTTGACGGCAATACGCTCTTCATTCCCCTCAGAGATACGCACCAGCACCTCTCCTTCTGCAAGCGTGGTGATCAGTGGAGCGTGATTGTTCAGAATTCCCAGACTCCCATCGATTCCTGGAACTCCGACATACTGAGCTTCACCTTTGAAGATCTCCGCGTCTGGTGATATGATACTGACTATCATCTGGATTAGGCTTCTGCTAGCATCTTCTTACCAGCCTCGATGACCTCATCGATGTTCCCTTTCAGGTTGAAGGCTGCTTCTGGATACTCATCCACTTCACCATCCAGGATCATGTTGAATCCTTTGATGGTCTCCTCGATAGGCACAAGTACTCCGGCCAGACCAGTGAACTGCTCTGCCACGTGGAAAGGCTGAGACAGGAATCGAGCCACCTTACGTGCACGATATACCGTCATCTTATCTTCTTCAGAAAGCTCATCCATTCCTAGGATTGCGATGATATCTTGAAGTTCCTTATATCGCTGGAGTGCCTCTTTCACTCGTTGAGCGGTGTTGTAGTGCTCGTCACCAACGATTTCTGGAGTCAAGATCCGTGAAGTGGAATCCAACGGATCCACCGCAGGATAGATACCTTGCTCAGCGATCTTTCTAGAAAGTACCGTTGTTGCATCCAAGTGAGCGAATGTGGTCGCAGGTGCAGGGTCGGTCAAGTCATCTGCAGGTACGTATACCGCCTGTACAGATGTGATCGATCCTCTCTTGGTCGATGTGATCCTTTCCTGCATGGCACCCATCTCAGTAGCGAGTGTAGGCTGATATCCTACCGCTGAAGGCATACGTCCTAGAAGTGCGGATACTTCAGAACCGGCCTGAGTGAAACGGAATATATTATCGATAAAGAACAGGATATCGTTACCGGCACCTTTACCATCTCCATCTCTAAAGTACTCGGCCAATGTCAGTCCAGATAGAGCAACTCGTGCTCTCGCACCTGGAGGCTCATTCATCTGTCCGAAGACCAATGAGGCTTTGGATTCTTTCAAGGCTTCTTTGTCGATCTTGCTCAGATCCCATCCGCCTTTCTCCATATCCTCGAGGAATTCCTTCCCGTAGTTTATCACTCCGGATTCGATGAACTCACGCAGTAGGTCGTTCCCTTCTCTGGTACGTTCACCCACTCCTGCGAATACCGAAAGACCTTCATACGCCTTCGCAATATTGTTCACAAGCTCCATGATCAGGACGGTCTTCCCTACTCCGGCACCACCGAAGAGTCCGATCTTTCCTCCTTTGGAATAGGGTTCGATCAAATCGATCACCTTGATTCCTGTGTAGAGGATCTCAGAAGAAGTGGATAGATCCTCAAAACGAGGTGGATCCCTATGGATAGGAGCACCGTCTGAATTGTCGACCGGACCGATACCGTCCACTGCCGTGCCTATCACATTGAACAGACGTCCTTTTACTTCTTCACCAGTCGGCATTTTGATAGGAGAACCGGTAGCAGTGACCGTCATCCCTCGCTGAAGCCCATCGGTGGCATCCATTGCGATGGTACGTACGGTATCCTCACCGATGTGTTGCTGTATTTCCAGAACGACCAGAGTACCATTGGGGGCCGTGACCTCCAATGCATCCATTATGTTCGGAAGATCTCCTTCTGACTCGAATCTCACGTCCACCACGGGACCGATGACCTGAGCGATTTTTCCTAAGTTTTCAGCCATGTTGAAAATGCTGTTTTGTTTCCTTGAAATTCGAGCGCGAAAGTAGGCATATTCATTTCCAAAATCCAGCACCATTGCAAAAAACAACCTCACTTGTGAACAGCCCCATTTTAATTCCATCTACGAAGTGCTCTTTCATAGAAAAGATAGCCGTATACATAGCCTCTGCAACCTTTCTCCTCACTCTTGTTTCATGTGGGTCGGATGCCTCTGATTCCACTATGCAGGAGGATGACATCGAGATAGCTGAGAAGAGTATGAAATCTCCACGT is a genomic window containing:
- a CDS encoding sigma-70 family RNA polymerase sigma factor: MDDSIIEHFRHGDEDKAFRLLISTYQERLYHHIRRMVRSHDDTDDILQNTFIKAFKGMGRFRGESRLYSWLYRIATNETYTFLEKRKRTQDTIPFDTSEVDRAENDGPDGDEIMKRLLLAVSLLPEKQQLVFQLKYFEELKYEEISEVTGTSVGALKSSYHIAVKKIEKSLQADRTF
- the atpC gene encoding ATP synthase F1 subunit epsilon — its product is MIVSIISPDAEIFKGEAQYVGVPGIDGSLGILNNHAPLITTLAEGEVLVRISEGNEERIAVKGGVLEVLNNQVIILAE
- a CDS encoding F0F1 ATP synthase subunit beta, giving the protein MAENLGKIAQVIGPVVDVRFESEGDLPNIMDALEVTAPNGTLVVLEIQQHIGEDTVRTIAMDATDGLQRGMTVTATGSPIKMPTGEEVKGRLFNVIGTAVDGIGPVDNSDGAPIHRDPPRFEDLSTSSEILYTGIKVIDLIEPYSKGGKIGLFGGAGVGKTVLIMELVNNIAKAYEGLSVFAGVGERTREGNDLLREFIESGVINYGKEFLEDMEKGGWDLSKIDKEALKESKASLVFGQMNEPPGARARVALSGLTLAEYFRDGDGKGAGNDILFFIDNIFRFTQAGSEVSALLGRMPSAVGYQPTLATEMGAMQERITSTKRGSITSVQAVYVPADDLTDPAPATTFAHLDATTVLSRKIAEQGIYPAVDPLDSTSRILTPEIVGDEHYNTAQRVKEALQRYKELQDIIAILGMDELSEEDKMTVYRARKVARFLSQPFHVAEQFTGLAGVLVPIEETIKGFNMILDGEVDEYPEAAFNLKGNIDEVIEAGKKMLAEA